From Chryseobacterium sp. IHB B 17019, one genomic window encodes:
- the obgE gene encoding GTPase ObgE: MSNFVDYVKIHCKSGHGGAGSAHLRREKYIPKGGPDGGDGGRGGHVIMKGNAQEWTLLPLRYTRHVKAERGENGGKNQLTGAYGEDVYINVPIGTIAKNEDGEIIGEIMEDGQEIILMEGGMGGKGNEHFKSSTNQTPRFAQPGMPGQEGYIVFELKILADVGLVGFPNAGKSTLLASVSAAKPKIANYAFTTLTPNLGIVDYRNYKSFVMADIPGIIEGAAEGKGLGHRFLRHIERNSILLFLIPADSESHFQEFKILENELKEYNPELLDKDFIISISKSDLLDEELRKEIAAEFPENKKPLFFSGVTGEGLMELKDAIWKQLHG; the protein is encoded by the coding sequence ATGTCAAATTTTGTAGATTACGTAAAAATTCATTGTAAGAGCGGCCACGGTGGTGCAGGTTCTGCGCATCTTCGCCGCGAGAAATATATTCCTAAAGGCGGTCCTGATGGTGGAGATGGAGGTCGCGGAGGTCACGTTATCATGAAAGGAAATGCTCAGGAATGGACTTTACTACCCCTTCGATATACCCGTCACGTAAAAGCCGAACGCGGTGAAAACGGAGGCAAAAACCAGCTTACAGGAGCCTATGGAGAGGATGTTTACATCAATGTTCCCATCGGAACTATTGCTAAAAATGAAGATGGCGAAATCATTGGTGAAATAATGGAAGACGGCCAGGAAATTATCCTGATGGAAGGTGGAATGGGAGGAAAAGGAAACGAACATTTCAAATCTTCTACCAACCAGACTCCACGATTCGCCCAACCGGGAATGCCGGGTCAGGAAGGATATATCGTTTTTGAACTTAAAATCCTGGCAGATGTAGGTCTTGTAGGGTTCCCAAATGCCGGAAAATCTACGCTTTTAGCTTCTGTTTCAGCTGCAAAGCCGAAGATCGCCAATTATGCATTTACCACTTTAACGCCCAATCTAGGAATCGTTGATTACAGAAATTACAAGTCTTTTGTAATGGCTGATATTCCGGGAATTATTGAAGGAGCTGCGGAAGGTAAAGGTCTTGGACACAGATTTTTAAGACATATTGAAAGGAATTCAATCCTGTTATTTTTAATTCCAGCTGATTCTGAAAGTCACTTCCAGGAGTTTAAAATTCTGGAAAATGAATTGAAAGAATATAACCCTGAATTGCTGGATAAAGATTTTATTATTTCCATTTCAAAATCCGATCTTCTGGATGAAGAGCTGAGAAAAGAAATTGCTGCAGAATTCCCTGAAAATAAGAAACCCCTGTTTTTCTCAGGTGTTACGGGAGAAGGCCTTATGGAGTTGAAAGATGCAATTTGGAAACAACTTCATGGATAA
- a CDS encoding DUF6438 domain-containing protein, translated as MKYILGLCAFIFLFSCNSQKVNSKYSKIEYHATACFGFCPIFKMTINPDRTAVFEAEHFNFTDKPSKDEFSRPREGTFKGTIKEEDYNKLITLLDGLNIKSLNDKYGERNISDLPTSHLTVQFSDGTTKHIEDYGKRGTEKLAEIYKFFEDLRKNQQWTKVK; from the coding sequence ATGAAATATATACTAGGCCTTTGTGCATTTATTTTTTTATTTTCTTGTAATTCTCAAAAAGTGAATTCTAAATATTCTAAAATTGAATACCATGCAACAGCATGCTTCGGATTCTGTCCTATTTTTAAAATGACTATTAATCCGGATAGAACAGCCGTTTTTGAAGCGGAACATTTTAATTTTACCGATAAGCCTTCCAAAGATGAATTCTCCAGGCCCCGTGAAGGGACTTTTAAGGGAACAATCAAGGAAGAAGATTACAATAAATTAATCACTTTATTAGACGGTTTAAACATAAAAAGTTTAAATGATAAATATGGTGAAAGGAATATTTCAGATCTTCCCACTTCGCATTTAACTGTTCAATTTTCGGATGGAACTACAAAACATATAGAAGATTATGGAAAGCGAGGAACTGAAAAGCTTGCAGAAATTTATAAGTTTTTTGAAGATTTAAGAAAGAATCAGCAGTGGACAAAAGTGAAATAG
- the hpt gene encoding hypoxanthine phosphoribosyltransferase gives MESIKVHDKTFVPYLEDAEIQEIVKATALKIYEDYKDEVPVFIGVLNGVIMFFSDLLKHYPGNCEIAFIQMSSYAGTESTGIVYQKMELTKDVKDRHIILVEDIVDTGNTVESLFKYFNETQRPKSVKIASFLLKPEVYKKDFKLDYIGKEIPNKFVLGYGLDYDELGRNLPNLYQLEEGQINH, from the coding sequence ATGGAAAGTATTAAAGTTCACGACAAAACTTTCGTTCCTTATTTGGAGGACGCCGAAATTCAGGAGATTGTAAAGGCAACGGCTTTAAAAATTTATGAAGATTACAAGGATGAAGTTCCTGTTTTCATTGGTGTTTTAAACGGGGTAATCATGTTCTTCTCAGACCTGTTGAAGCACTATCCGGGAAATTGCGAGATTGCTTTCATCCAGATGAGCTCGTATGCAGGTACGGAGTCTACCGGCATCGTTTACCAGAAAATGGAATTAACGAAAGACGTAAAAGACCGTCATATTATTCTTGTGGAAGACATAGTAGATACAGGAAATACTGTTGAAAGTCTTTTCAAATATTTTAACGAAACACAACGTCCGAAATCTGTAAAAATAGCTTCATTCCTTTTAAAGCCTGAGGTTTATAAAAAAGATTTTAAGCTGGATTATATAGGAAAAGAAATCCCGAATAAATTTGTTTTGGGTTATGGACTGGATTATGATGAATTGGGAAGAAACCTTCCGAATTTATACCAGTTAGAAGAAGGTCAAATCAATCATTAG
- a CDS encoding class I SAM-dependent methyltransferase, translated as MRATVSKFLRQSKLLFIADKLRFYIQKFKNQDKNKSFQSKHPEFIFPPDYLMYESFNINYESYYKSGKAAAEKFINIFKKYNSTEQARILDWGCGPARVVRHIPEVLPDSSVFGTDYNQNSIEWNKKNIKNVDFNLNGLSAKLPYEDNFFDFIYGISIFTHLSEQLHYDWKNELTRVLKKDGILLLSLQGNLFKTILTDDEIKVFEKGNIVVRGNVKEGHRTYSAFHPEDFVKKLFSDYEILEHIDSFINNGKPEQDIWILKKK; from the coding sequence ATGAGAGCAACAGTTTCCAAGTTTTTAAGACAGTCCAAATTATTGTTTATAGCTGATAAATTGAGGTTTTATATTCAAAAATTCAAAAATCAGGATAAGAATAAATCCTTTCAGTCAAAACATCCGGAATTTATTTTTCCTCCGGATTATCTAATGTATGAATCTTTTAATATCAACTACGAAAGCTATTACAAAAGCGGAAAAGCAGCTGCGGAAAAGTTTATCAACATCTTTAAAAAATATAATTCAACGGAGCAAGCCAGGATTTTGGATTGGGGATGCGGACCGGCAAGGGTTGTAAGACATATTCCGGAAGTGTTGCCGGATAGTAGTGTTTTTGGAACGGATTACAATCAGAATTCAATAGAATGGAACAAAAAAAATATCAAAAATGTTGATTTTAATCTTAATGGATTAAGCGCAAAACTACCTTATGAAGATAACTTTTTTGATTTTATATACGGGATTTCAATTTTCACACACCTTTCCGAACAATTACATTACGACTGGAAAAATGAATTGACCAGAGTGCTTAAAAAAGACGGTATTTTGCTATTATCCTTACAGGGAAACCTCTTCAAAACCATTCTTACTGATGATGAAATCAAGGTTTTTGAAAAAGGTAATATTGTAGTGAGAGGAAACGTAAAAGAGGGTCACAGAACATATTCTGCTTTTCATCCGGAAGATTTTGTAAAAAAGCTCTTTTCCGATTATGAAATTCTGGAACATATCGATTCTTTTATCAATAATGGCAAACCGGAACAGGACATCTGGATTTTAAAGAAAAAATAA
- a CDS encoding DUF4269 domain-containing protein: MIDFTTIDYLKNGNKKQKRVYEILTKHRILEKLKEYSPILAGTIPIEIDIEGSDLDIICEVDLRFEEDFLDDLMFSKFIPHDVKVKVEYPIINGEKCIVLNFMLEEFSIEIFGQNKPTIEQNAYRHMIAEYKILQEKGEDFKQKIIELKQKGIKTEPVFGMLLGLNNPYEDLLKM, translated from the coding sequence ATGATTGATTTTACAACCATCGATTATTTGAAAAACGGAAACAAAAAGCAAAAAAGGGTTTATGAAATTCTTACAAAACATCGAATATTAGAAAAATTAAAAGAATATTCTCCCATTTTAGCCGGAACCATTCCTATTGAAATTGATATTGAAGGTAGCGATCTGGATATTATTTGTGAGGTTGATCTTAGATTTGAAGAGGATTTTTTAGATGATCTAATGTTTAGCAAATTTATTCCTCATGATGTAAAGGTTAAAGTTGAATATCCAATTATTAATGGTGAAAAATGTATTGTTTTAAATTTCATGCTGGAAGAATTTTCTATTGAAATTTTCGGACAGAATAAGCCGACAATTGAGCAAAACGCTTATCGTCACATGATTGCTGAATACAAAATATTACAGGAAAAAGGAGAAGATTTTAAACAAAAAATAATAGAATTAAAGCAAAAAGGTATAAAAACAGAGCCTGTTTTCGGAATGTTGCTGGGACTTAATAATCCTTATGAAGATCTATTAAAAATGTAA
- a CDS encoding TatD family hydrolase → MIDTHTHLYAEEFDEDRKEMIQRAIDKGINEFYLPAIDSESHGKMLQLEAEYPNHIFSMMGLHPCYVKPETWENELEIVKNYLSQRAFPAIGEIGIDLYWDKTTLDIQVKAFEHQIDWAIEKDLPIVIHTRESFDETFEVLERKKHPKLRGIFHCFSGNLEQAKHAIDLNFILGIGGVVTFKNGKIDQFLHEIPLEKIVLETDSPYLAPVPHRGKRNESSYLDLVAGKLVNIYGKDFSEIDRITTENAKKMFNK, encoded by the coding sequence ATGATTGATACACACACCCATTTATACGCAGAAGAGTTCGATGAAGACAGAAAGGAAATGATTCAAAGAGCGATCGATAAAGGAATTAACGAGTTTTATCTTCCTGCAATTGATTCTGAATCTCATGGAAAAATGCTACAGCTTGAAGCTGAATATCCCAACCACATTTTTTCGATGATGGGTCTGCATCCTTGTTATGTAAAGCCAGAAACATGGGAAAATGAATTGGAAATTGTAAAAAATTATCTGAGTCAAAGGGCTTTTCCGGCTATCGGAGAAATCGGGATTGATCTGTATTGGGATAAAACGACGTTGGATATTCAGGTAAAAGCTTTCGAACACCAAATCGACTGGGCGATTGAGAAAGATTTGCCTATTGTTATTCATACAAGAGAAAGTTTTGATGAAACTTTTGAAGTGCTGGAAAGAAAAAAACATCCCAAACTTCGAGGTATTTTTCACTGCTTCTCAGGAAATTTGGAACAGGCAAAACATGCAATTGATTTAAATTTTATTTTGGGAATCGGTGGAGTAGTGACTTTTAAAAATGGTAAAATCGATCAGTTTTTACACGAAATTCCATTAGAAAAAATCGTTTTGGAGACAGATTCGCCTTACCTGGCGCCGGTTCCGCACCGAGGAAAAAGAAATGAGAGTTCTTACCTTGATCTGGTAGCCGGTAAACTGGTGAATATTTATGGAAAAGACTTCTCGGAAATTGACAGAATCACGACTGAGAATGCAAAAAAAATGTTTAATAAGTAA
- a CDS encoding GSCFA domain-containing protein — protein MKFRTEVEIKESQKKIDIEDKIFSIGSCFASEISDLLQQGQLQTVNNPFGTIFNPFSINNSIKRLHDAEFYTEDELITFNDEYISFDHHTSFDTRYIHQTLNKINAKIEEGNSFLQDSNWVIITYGTSFIYEFIPKQKLVANCHKIPQKFFEKRLLTHQELTDSLYNTILNLKDICKDDVQILFTVSPVRHTKDGMIENQLSKSKLITAIHETIPQFENCHYLPVYEIVMDDLRDYRFYKEDMIHPNNQAVNYIFEKFGNAYFSDETKEFIKENFKINKALEHKTTDEKDPKYIEFKEKLNQRIEDQRQKVKHKIFSND, from the coding sequence ATGAAATTCAGGACCGAAGTTGAGATTAAAGAATCGCAGAAAAAAATTGATATTGAAGATAAAATATTTTCAATAGGTTCATGTTTTGCTTCAGAAATATCAGATTTGCTTCAACAAGGTCAATTACAGACTGTTAATAATCCTTTTGGAACAATTTTTAATCCTTTTTCCATTAATAATTCCATTAAAAGGCTTCATGATGCTGAGTTTTATACAGAAGATGAGCTGATTACTTTTAACGATGAATATATTTCTTTTGACCATCATACCAGTTTTGATACAAGATATATTCATCAGACTTTAAATAAAATTAATGCTAAAATCGAAGAAGGAAATTCTTTTCTGCAGGATTCCAATTGGGTGATCATTACATACGGAACTTCATTTATTTATGAATTTATTCCCAAGCAGAAACTGGTTGCCAACTGTCATAAAATACCACAGAAATTCTTCGAAAAAAGATTGCTTACCCATCAGGAACTCACTGATTCTTTGTATAATACTATTTTAAACTTAAAAGACATCTGTAAGGATGATGTTCAGATTTTATTTACCGTTTCACCTGTTCGTCATACAAAGGACGGAATGATTGAAAATCAACTAAGTAAGTCGAAATTAATCACGGCAATTCACGAAACAATTCCACAATTTGAAAACTGTCATTATCTTCCGGTTTATGAAATTGTAATGGATGATCTTCGAGATTATCGTTTTTACAAAGAAGATATGATTCATCCTAATAATCAAGCGGTTAATTATATTTTTGAAAAATTTGGAAATGCTTATTTTTCAGATGAAACAAAGGAGTTTATTAAAGAAAATTTTAAAATTAATAAAGCATTAGAACATAAAACTACAGACGAAAAAGACCCTAAATATATCGAGTTTAAAGAAAAATTAAACCAAAGGATTGAAGATCAAAGGCAAAAAGTAAAGCATAAAATATTTTCAAATGATTGA
- a CDS encoding adenylate kinase encodes MINIVLFGPPGSGKGTQAQNLIEKFNLKQISTGDLFRFNMKNDTELGKLAKSYIDKGELVPDQVTTDMLIDEIRKPTDAAGFIFDGYPRTAVQTEALEKIVKEELNDKIDVCLSLVVEDKILVERLLKRGEISGRSDDSNVEIIENRIKEYYTKTAEVAELYKQQGKYVEINGVGDINEISEKLFAEVEKIK; translated from the coding sequence ATGATAAACATCGTTCTGTTCGGCCCTCCAGGAAGTGGAAAAGGAACACAAGCTCAAAACTTAATCGAAAAATTTAATTTAAAGCAAATCTCAACGGGAGACCTTTTCAGATTCAATATGAAAAATGACACCGAACTTGGGAAACTGGCAAAATCATACATCGATAAAGGAGAATTGGTTCCGGATCAGGTAACAACAGATATGCTAATTGATGAAATCAGAAAACCGACCGATGCTGCAGGATTTATTTTCGACGGATACCCGAGAACTGCTGTTCAGACGGAAGCCCTGGAAAAAATCGTGAAAGAAGAACTGAATGATAAAATCGACGTTTGTCTTTCATTGGTGGTTGAAGATAAAATTTTGGTGGAAAGATTGCTGAAAAGAGGTGAAATAAGCGGAAGATCAGACGACAGCAATGTAGAAATCATCGAAAACAGAATAAAAGAATACTACACAAAAACAGCTGAAGTAGCCGAGCTTTACAAGCAACAAGGCAAATATGTAGAGATCAACGGCGTTGGAGATATCAACGAAATCTCTGAAAAGCTTTTTGCTGAAGTAGAAAAAATAAAATAG
- a CDS encoding DEAD/DEAH box helicase, producing MNFTDLQLIEPIAKAIEAQGYTNPTPIQEKSIPEILKGRDFLGCAQTGTGKTAAFAIPILQNLSQNKVKNNHIKALILTPTRELAIQIEENIKAYGKHLPLKHLVIFGGVKQGNQETALRRGVDILVATPGRLLDFIAQGIISLKNLEIFVLDEADRMLDMGFVHDVKRIIKLLPQRRQTLFFSATMPSEIQKLADSILNNPVKVEVTPVSSTAETIKQSVYFVEKENKLNLLTHILKNDIADSVLVFARTKHGADKIARKLQHDGVSTEAIHGNKSQNARQNALNNFKSGKTRVLVATDIAARGIDIDELKFVINFELSDVSETYVHRIGRTGRAGAEGNSISFVDGLDLLNLKNTEKLIGMKIPVIKNHPFHTDDLVALKRDSNNKPTSAGSDKPRTPRSNSPRPGGNNKKRSSEAGPSMGFKKPKNKNFTRKK from the coding sequence TTGAATTTTACAGACTTACAATTAATAGAACCTATTGCAAAAGCAATTGAGGCACAAGGATATACCAACCCAACTCCCATCCAGGAAAAATCAATTCCTGAGATTTTAAAAGGCAGAGATTTTTTGGGATGCGCACAGACAGGAACAGGAAAAACGGCAGCTTTTGCCATCCCCATTTTACAGAATCTTTCTCAAAATAAGGTTAAAAATAATCATATTAAAGCTTTAATATTAACTCCTACAAGAGAATTAGCCATACAAATTGAGGAAAATATCAAGGCTTACGGAAAACATTTACCATTAAAACATTTAGTGATTTTTGGAGGTGTAAAACAGGGAAATCAGGAAACTGCCCTTAGAAGAGGAGTTGATATTTTAGTAGCAACACCCGGAAGATTACTGGATTTTATTGCTCAGGGAATTATCAGCTTAAAAAATCTTGAAATTTTCGTTTTGGATGAAGCCGACAGGATGCTCGATATGGGATTTGTGCATGATGTAAAGAGAATTATCAAACTCTTACCTCAAAGAAGACAGACTTTATTTTTCTCGGCAACAATGCCTTCGGAAATTCAGAAATTGGCAGATTCGATTTTGAATAATCCTGTGAAAGTGGAAGTTACACCCGTTTCATCAACTGCAGAAACCATCAAACAGTCGGTATATTTTGTCGAAAAAGAAAACAAATTAAACCTTCTTACCCATATTTTAAAGAATGATATTGCCGACTCCGTATTAGTTTTTGCAAGAACAAAGCATGGTGCTGATAAAATCGCCAGAAAACTTCAACACGACGGAGTTTCTACAGAAGCGATTCACGGAAATAAGTCTCAGAATGCGAGACAGAATGCTTTAAATAACTTCAAATCGGGAAAAACAAGAGTTTTAGTAGCAACAGATATTGCAGCGAGAGGAATCGATATTGATGAATTGAAATTCGTTATCAACTTTGAGCTTTCCGATGTTTCAGAAACGTATGTTCACAGAATCGGAAGAACGGGAAGAGCTGGAGCAGAAGGGAATTCCATTTCTTTTGTAGACGGTTTGGATTTATTAAATCTGAAAAACACGGAGAAACTTATCGGAATGAAAATTCCAGTCATTAAAAATCACCCTTTCCATACAGACGATTTAGTTGCTCTGAAAAGAGATTCGAATAATAAACCAACTTCTGCTGGTTCCGATAAACCGAGAACTCCAAGGTCAAATTCTCCGAGACCCGGCGGTAATAATAAAAAGAGAAGCTCAGAAGCAGGCCCTTCAATGGGATTTAAAAAGCCTAAGAATAAGAATTTTACAAGAAAAAAATAA